A genomic stretch from Vibrio cortegadensis includes:
- a CDS encoding YbgA family protein codes for MSHIEIGVSACIIGNPVRFDGGSKLNHFLARDLVDYFSFVPVCPEVSIGMPTPRPAIRLVSDEERIRLLQSQDSSKDHTDNMIQFSKQKVQDLGKKELCGYVVCANSPTCGMERVKVYQGNQAQKNGVGLFTQELMEQMPWLPVEEDGRLQDPVLRENFITRVYSLRDFYDSMGGDPTPGKIVAFHSRYKLSLMAHHPESYKSLGRLVAHIKDYDENEFYQRYRTEFMQAIRNRASRKNNTNVLMHIQGYFKTLLTGTQKAELCRVIDQYRTGLLPILAPLTLINHYLEAFPDSYLLQQKYLQPYPQELGLRYAL; via the coding sequence ATGTCGCATATTGAGATCGGAGTGAGTGCATGTATCATTGGAAATCCAGTCAGATTTGATGGAGGAAGTAAATTAAATCATTTTCTTGCTCGGGATCTTGTTGACTATTTTTCTTTCGTGCCCGTTTGTCCTGAAGTTTCTATAGGTATGCCGACACCAAGACCGGCAATACGGTTGGTTTCTGACGAAGAGCGAATTCGCTTACTGCAAAGTCAAGACAGTTCGAAAGACCATACCGACAATATGATTCAGTTTTCGAAACAGAAAGTTCAAGATCTTGGTAAAAAAGAGCTGTGCGGTTATGTTGTATGCGCTAACTCTCCGACATGCGGCATGGAGCGTGTAAAAGTTTACCAAGGTAACCAAGCGCAAAAAAATGGTGTTGGCTTATTTACACAAGAGTTGATGGAGCAAATGCCGTGGTTGCCTGTAGAAGAAGATGGAAGGTTACAAGACCCTGTATTACGCGAGAATTTCATTACACGAGTCTATAGCTTGCGAGATTTCTATGATTCGATGGGGGGCGATCCAACGCCCGGAAAAATAGTTGCTTTTCATTCTCGCTATAAATTGAGCTTGATGGCTCACCATCCTGAGTCATATAAATCACTAGGTCGTTTGGTGGCACATATTAAAGATTACGATGAGAATGAGTTTTACCAACGTTATCGTACTGAATTCATGCAAGCGATAAGAAATCGAGCAAGCAGAAAAAACAATACTAATGTTCTGATGCATATCCAAGGCTATTTCAAAACACTGCTTACTGGGACGCAAAAAGCGGAACTGTGCCGTGTGATAGATCAATACCGAACCGGCTTGCTTCCGATCCTTGCACCGTTAACTCTAATTAATCACTACTTAGAGGCGTTTCCTGACTCGTATTTACTACAGCAAAAGTATCTCCAACCGTATCCGCAAGAACTAGGATTACGCTATGCACTATGA
- the deoD gene encoding purine-nucleoside phosphorylase, producing the protein MATPHINAQAGDFAETVLMPGDPLRAKYIAETFLDDVKQVCDVRNMFGYTGTYKGKKVSVMGHGMGIPSCCIYVHELIAEFGVKNVIRVGSCGAVRDDVKLMDVVIGMGASTDSKVNRIRFNNHDFAAIADYGLLEEAVSQARAQEVPVKVGNVFSADLFYTPEADLFGKMEKLGILGVDMEAAGIYGVAADLGAKALTILTVSDHIIRGEKLSSEDRQKSFNDMMKVALETAINI; encoded by the coding sequence ATGGCAACCCCTCATATTAATGCTCAAGCTGGTGATTTCGCTGAAACAGTACTAATGCCAGGTGACCCACTACGCGCTAAATACATCGCAGAAACTTTTCTTGATGATGTAAAACAAGTATGTGACGTTCGTAATATGTTTGGTTACACAGGTACTTATAAAGGTAAAAAAGTATCAGTAATGGGTCACGGTATGGGTATCCCATCGTGCTGCATCTATGTTCACGAACTCATTGCAGAATTCGGTGTTAAAAATGTAATCCGTGTAGGTAGCTGTGGCGCTGTACGTGATGACGTTAAACTAATGGACGTTGTTATCGGTATGGGTGCTTCTACAGACTCTAAAGTGAACCGTATTCGTTTCAACAACCACGATTTCGCTGCAATTGCTGATTACGGTCTTCTAGAAGAAGCAGTAAGCCAAGCTCGTGCACAAGAAGTTCCAGTTAAAGTTGGTAACGTATTCTCTGCAGACCTTTTCTACACTCCTGAAGCTGACCTATTCGGCAAAATGGAAAAACTAGGTATCCTAGGTGTTGATATGGAAGCAGCGGGTATCTACGGTGTTGCTGCTGACTTAGGTGCAAAAGCACTGACAATCCTTACCGTTTCTGACCACATCATCCGTGGCGAAAAACTAAGCTCTGAAGATCGTCAAAAGTCATTCAATGACATGATGAAAGTTGCTCTAGAAACAGCAATCAACATCTAA
- a CDS encoding IS1 family transposase: protein MSNGKLPKDADGLQLNFCKTLACDNFGLSDAKRYVLQHANPKRPAMVCRECGAFPPLLNNQEVLNELHRLRQLHSDGLPACRNGECENFGLSVHTHKHLYHAFGFSGDRQRYRCKQCQSTFVDKWSGINKKLAFQENLLGLLFMSYSVREICRKLSINPKTFYDHVDHIASRCRRKLAMIDARWVNHAESFEFASHYMPLQPKSSNGVLWIATGEAHSGYILCQHVNYSSGEEPEGSVDHDPYSTPSRFVSRDHSSEANLPTPAPSPLLRERIDQQYQTILARGNVEDPMGNLTIFNYPSKGALIRPPYTSYAHFLHVLDMCNENKRVSIYMPQDPVLRSAALSVCLPRILSQNVDLMYVEEDNGWSNDTEFEKTDIVHMGWWRDRWAISNQGSAHKGICYLAGENHAPKHWLSKASVKQTEFYQQRFQLLFDNFINEPRRKLRPGGLLPLLDIFRAWHNLCYQDKHGLTAAQRLELTEHPLTLKQLLS from the coding sequence GTGTCCAACGGCAAACTGCCAAAAGACGCAGATGGTTTACAACTCAACTTTTGTAAAACATTGGCGTGTGACAACTTTGGATTGAGCGACGCAAAACGTTACGTTTTGCAACATGCGAACCCTAAGCGTCCGGCGATGGTTTGTCGTGAGTGTGGAGCTTTCCCCCCCTTACTTAACAACCAAGAAGTTCTTAACGAGTTACATAGGTTAAGACAACTTCACAGTGATGGCCTTCCCGCTTGTCGTAACGGCGAGTGTGAGAACTTTGGTCTATCCGTTCACACCCACAAACACCTCTACCATGCTTTTGGTTTTAGTGGTGATCGTCAGCGATACCGTTGCAAACAGTGCCAATCCACGTTTGTTGACAAATGGTCTGGTATCAACAAAAAACTAGCCTTTCAAGAAAACTTACTTGGGTTGCTCTTTATGAGTTACTCCGTACGTGAAATCTGCCGAAAACTCTCAATCAACCCAAAGACGTTCTACGACCATGTTGACCATATTGCAAGTCGCTGCCGTCGTAAACTGGCGATGATCGATGCTCGTTGGGTAAATCATGCAGAATCATTTGAATTTGCTTCTCACTATATGCCACTGCAACCTAAAAGCAGTAATGGCGTATTATGGATTGCGACAGGCGAAGCGCACTCTGGCTACATTTTATGTCAACACGTAAACTACTCTTCTGGTGAAGAACCTGAAGGTTCAGTCGATCATGACCCTTACAGCACACCTTCACGGTTTGTCTCTCGAGACCACTCTTCAGAAGCGAATTTACCGACACCGGCACCTTCACCTCTATTACGTGAAAGAATAGACCAACAGTATCAAACCATTTTGGCTCGTGGAAATGTCGAGGACCCAATGGGGAACCTCACAATATTCAACTATCCATCAAAAGGGGCACTTATTCGACCGCCTTATACGTCATATGCACATTTTCTACATGTGCTAGATATGTGTAACGAAAATAAGCGCGTTTCGATTTATATGCCACAAGATCCTGTTCTTCGTTCTGCCGCTCTTAGCGTATGCTTACCGCGAATATTGAGTCAAAACGTTGACTTAATGTATGTGGAAGAAGATAACGGCTGGAGCAACGATACTGAATTTGAAAAAACAGATATCGTGCATATGGGATGGTGGCGAGATCGTTGGGCAATATCCAATCAAGGCTCTGCTCATAAAGGCATTTGCTATCTTGCAGGTGAAAACCATGCGCCAAAACATTGGCTTAGCAAGGCGTCAGTAAAACAGACTGAGTTTTACCAGCAACGCTTCCAACTTCTTTTTGATAACTTCATAAACGAGCCAAGACGCAAGCTGCGCCCTGGAGGATTACTTCCTCTTCTCGATATATTCAGAGCTTGGCACAATTTATGCTACCAAGATAAGCATGGGCTTACAGCGGCACAAAGATTAGAGCTTACAGAGCATCCTCTTACATTAAAACAGCTCCTGTCTTAA
- a CDS encoding GGDEF domain-containing protein, translating into METLLNKISDAGLDPSSVSGENAIIFWEHICKHIATTDKERAHCYLISAEYRAKLKQHSTSIDELRRALNLLNIPEDVDDILTIKASLSERLMDIGDYTSALSEYISISNIAVEHGFIDDYVASILGMGNLCDAYGDHSRALRYYQKIDSIDHAISSRSLRLRYKLHIVACYIDLKRINAANDLLLECEELSILVSDKILAGQIRLYQAKIFRQKKQYHDALLALSKVQYSISSASSSWLSLMIRLELALCLNCIDGKQQLATIVLNTTHKRIKIQSSSAVVKKFYDTLSHISASQNEYQEALEYEKKGYRIESDLMKHIPISELGATQLRRLSRFELQLKLILSEQENRELKETTENQKNAVAQLQQDVFTDPLTNLHNRRWLDVKLKDLLLHDTTFSLMVVDIDHFKSINDELSHLVGDKAIVSVSNELSSYFRFSGASCVRFGGEEFLVILENVNMQQAEMHAENYRERIFQYGWHEILGERGLTVSIGITSHREGENTQRTFYRADKALYRAKANGRNQVCLEE; encoded by the coding sequence ATGGAAACGCTACTCAACAAAATTTCCGATGCTGGCTTAGATCCTTCTTCCGTGTCTGGTGAAAATGCCATTATATTTTGGGAACATATCTGTAAACATATCGCAACGACAGATAAAGAACGTGCTCATTGCTATTTAATCAGCGCAGAATACCGCGCAAAGTTAAAGCAACATAGCACCAGTATTGATGAACTTCGCCGTGCGCTTAACTTACTCAATATTCCCGAAGACGTCGATGATATCCTGACAATAAAAGCGAGTCTCAGTGAACGTTTAATGGATATTGGTGATTACACTTCAGCACTATCTGAATACATCAGCATCTCTAATATTGCTGTAGAACATGGTTTTATTGACGATTATGTCGCATCAATTTTAGGTATGGGGAACTTGTGCGATGCTTATGGTGACCACAGCCGCGCACTACGTTATTACCAAAAGATTGACAGTATTGATCATGCAATAAGTAGTCGATCATTGAGACTTCGATACAAACTTCATATCGTTGCCTGTTACATCGACCTAAAACGCATCAACGCAGCCAACGACTTACTCTTAGAGTGTGAAGAGCTCAGTATTCTCGTCAGTGACAAAATTTTAGCCGGCCAAATTCGTCTCTACCAAGCCAAAATCTTTCGTCAGAAAAAACAGTATCACGATGCATTGCTCGCCCTATCAAAAGTCCAATACTCGATTAGCAGTGCTTCATCTAGTTGGTTATCCTTGATGATTCGTTTAGAGTTAGCATTATGTTTAAACTGCATAGATGGTAAGCAACAACTGGCCACTATCGTATTGAATACCACTCATAAACGTATAAAAATTCAATCTTCATCGGCGGTTGTAAAGAAGTTTTATGACACATTAAGCCACATCAGTGCCAGCCAAAATGAGTATCAAGAAGCACTTGAATATGAAAAAAAAGGCTACCGCATTGAATCTGATTTAATGAAGCATATTCCTATCAGTGAACTGGGAGCGACTCAGTTACGAAGGCTGTCTCGCTTTGAATTACAACTCAAGTTGATTCTTTCTGAGCAAGAAAACCGTGAGTTAAAAGAAACCACTGAAAATCAAAAGAATGCCGTTGCTCAACTACAGCAAGATGTATTTACAGACCCTCTGACAAATTTACACAACCGCCGTTGGTTAGATGTAAAACTAAAAGATTTACTCCTACACGACACTACGTTTTCATTAATGGTTGTCGATATTGACCATTTTAAGTCCATTAATGATGAGTTGAGCCACTTAGTCGGAGATAAAGCGATCGTCAGTGTTTCTAATGAACTCTCCTCCTACTTTAGATTCAGCGGTGCATCATGCGTTCGTTTTGGTGGAGAAGAGTTCCTTGTGATTTTAGAAAACGTCAACATGCAACAAGCCGAAATGCATGCCGAGAACTACCGTGAACGTATTTTCCAGTATGGATGGCATGAGATCCTAGGTGAGCGAGGACTCACTGTCAGTATCGGCATTACCTCGCACCGTGAAGGTGAAAATACACAACGCACCTTCTATCGAGCAGATAAAGCGTTATACAGAGCAAAAGCGAATGGGCGTAATCAAGTCTGTTTAGAAGAATAA
- a CDS encoding DUF3302 domain-containing protein — translation MFLDYFALGLLIFVALVIFYGVIVIHDIPYEIAKERDHPHQDAIHVSGWVSLFTLHTIWPFLWIWATLWRKDRGWGFAKIKEEQQDIHHRVDVLIDQVAALEKELSDIKIAQFAPSQPDSQERAQDSKQTTLASSQTAQQNQEDK, via the coding sequence ATGTTTTTAGACTATTTTGCCCTTGGGCTCTTAATTTTTGTTGCTCTTGTAATTTTTTATGGTGTCATCGTCATACATGACATCCCATATGAGATTGCAAAAGAGCGAGACCACCCACACCAAGATGCGATTCATGTATCAGGCTGGGTAAGCCTATTTACCCTACATACGATTTGGCCATTTCTTTGGATTTGGGCAACATTATGGCGCAAAGATCGAGGCTGGGGATTTGCAAAAATAAAAGAAGAGCAACAAGATATTCATCACCGTGTAGACGTGTTGATAGATCAAGTTGCGGCACTTGAAAAAGAGCTCTCTGATATCAAAATCGCCCAATTCGCACCCTCGCAACCTGACTCGCAAGAGCGAGCCCAAGATTCTAAGCAAACGACCTTAGCATCATCTCAAACCGCACAACAAAATCAGGAGGATAAATAA
- a CDS encoding HlyD family secretion protein yields MDLLLIMTYAALCITIFKVFKIPLNKWTVPTAVLGGVVLIGTLILLMNYNHPFTQVGNQVFTTTPVVSGVRGRVVEVPVLPNQELKQGDVLFRIDPIPFEAEVAKIEAQIKQASQGALGLKSDVFEAESAKIKAVAEKDKAKREFLRYQKGYDKGAFTEQQLDTRRQAYKAAEAAVNVTQAKLDQAEIALSSEIGGENTAVAKLLADLQQAEFNLDQTIVRAPTDGYVTQLALRPGVMAVPLPLAPVATFVHTEDKIYTAAFRQNSLQRLQPGFTAEFLFRALPGKVFQGEIIDVLPTIGESQFQARGTLVGTEALRTNGRVLVKLKVNDDLSDYHLPLGTAVEVAVYSDSFTHVSIMRKVLIRMKSWQNYLYLDH; encoded by the coding sequence ATGGACTTACTTCTGATAATGACCTATGCCGCTCTGTGTATCACGATATTTAAAGTATTTAAAATCCCACTAAACAAGTGGACGGTACCCACCGCGGTACTCGGCGGTGTCGTATTAATCGGTACTCTAATTTTGTTGATGAACTACAATCACCCTTTCACCCAAGTTGGTAACCAAGTGTTCACCACCACACCTGTCGTGTCTGGTGTTCGTGGGCGAGTTGTGGAAGTGCCAGTATTGCCGAACCAAGAGCTTAAGCAAGGAGATGTTCTATTTAGAATCGATCCCATTCCTTTTGAGGCTGAAGTGGCGAAAATTGAAGCCCAGATAAAACAAGCAAGCCAAGGTGCTCTGGGGCTAAAGTCTGATGTCTTTGAAGCCGAATCAGCAAAGATCAAAGCCGTTGCTGAAAAAGACAAAGCCAAGCGGGAGTTCTTACGTTATCAAAAAGGGTACGATAAAGGCGCATTCACTGAACAACAACTTGATACCCGCCGCCAAGCTTATAAAGCGGCCGAAGCGGCTGTAAACGTCACACAAGCGAAACTTGATCAAGCTGAAATCGCGCTTAGCTCAGAGATTGGTGGTGAAAATACCGCTGTTGCAAAATTACTGGCCGACCTTCAGCAAGCAGAGTTCAATTTAGATCAGACGATAGTCAGGGCACCCACTGACGGATATGTGACTCAACTGGCCCTAAGACCTGGTGTAATGGCGGTTCCTCTGCCTTTGGCACCCGTTGCAACCTTTGTCCACACTGAAGACAAAATCTATACTGCCGCCTTTAGACAAAATTCATTGCAGCGCCTACAACCTGGTTTTACTGCTGAGTTTCTATTCAGAGCGCTTCCTGGAAAAGTCTTTCAGGGTGAAATTATTGATGTGCTACCAACTATCGGAGAAAGCCAATTTCAAGCTCGTGGAACTTTGGTAGGAACGGAAGCCTTACGCACCAATGGCCGCGTACTGGTGAAATTGAAAGTCAATGATGACCTGTCAGATTACCATTTACCACTAGGTACCGCGGTCGAAGTGGCTGTTTATTCCGATAGCTTTACTCATGTCTCCATCATGCGGAAAGTGTTAATACGAATGAAAAGCTGGCAAAACTATTTGTATTTAGACCATTAG
- a CDS encoding ECF-type riboflavin transporter substrate-binding protein, with the protein MNLSAKTVVVIAIGAALYGIGGLPMFGVPVFANTTLKPAMAVLALFSVLFGPLVGFLVGFIGHWVTDLFAGWGVWITWVLGSGIVGLVIGFFPKLTQNRIEKGDFNHKDFILFVLLALVGNIAGYGCSAFLDTILYAEPFTKVFTQLSIIAAGNTVLIAIVGYFILKSVAKRNKQSRNLTEA; encoded by the coding sequence ATGAATCTTTCAGCAAAAACCGTGGTTGTTATCGCAATTGGCGCAGCCCTTTACGGTATTGGCGGCTTGCCAATGTTTGGCGTACCAGTCTTTGCCAACACTACACTTAAACCAGCAATGGCAGTTTTAGCCCTTTTCTCTGTACTTTTTGGGCCATTAGTCGGTTTTTTAGTTGGGTTCATCGGTCACTGGGTCACTGACCTTTTTGCAGGTTGGGGCGTCTGGATCACTTGGGTTCTTGGCTCAGGCATTGTTGGTTTAGTCATTGGCTTTTTCCCTAAATTGACTCAAAACCGCATTGAGAAAGGCGACTTTAATCATAAAGATTTCATTCTATTTGTTTTACTTGCTCTAGTTGGCAACATCGCAGGCTACGGATGCTCAGCATTCCTCGATACCATTTTATATGCAGAACCATTTACTAAAGTGTTTACTCAGTTATCGATTATTGCTGCTGGGAACACCGTTCTTATCGCTATCGTTGGTTACTTCATACTTAAATCTGTGGCGAAAAGAAACAAACAAAGCCGTAACCTAACTGAGGCGTAA